The Actinoplanes sp. N902-109 genomic interval GGCACGGCGGTCGGAACGGGACTCAACGCCCCCGCCGGCTTCGCCGAGGAGATCGCCGCCAAACTGTCGGAACTGACCGGGGAGCCGCTGCGCACAGCGCCGTCGAAGTTCGCCGCGCAAGGCTCCCTCGACGCCATGGTCGCCGTCTCGGCGGGGCTGCGCGGACTAGCGGTCGCGTTGCTGAAGGTGGCCAACGACATGCGGTGGCTGGCCTCGGGGCCCCGTGCCGGACTGCACGAACTGAAACTGCCGGAGAACGAGCCCGGCTCCTCGATCATGCCCGGGAAGGTCAATCCCACCCAGCAGGAGGCAATGATCATGGTCTGCTTGCAAGTCATCGGCGAGGACAGCATCGTCGCCGCAGCCGGCTCGCAGGGCAACTTCGAACTCAACGCCATGCGCCCGATCATCATCAACAACGTCCTGCACAGTGCCTCGATCATCGGCGATGCCTGCGACCGGCTCCGGCAGTACAGCGTCGAGGGCACCGAGCTCGACCGGGACCAGATCGACCGGTTCGTGGGCTCGTCCCTCATGCTGGTCACCGCGCTGTCGCCCGTCATCGGCTATGACGCGGCCTCGGCAATCGCCCACAAGGCCGACGACGACGGCACCACTCTCCGCGACGCCGCCATCGCCTCCGGAGTTGACGCAGACGACTTCGACCGCATCGTCAACCCCGCCGCCATGGTCGGCGACCCCCATCGCGATCTGGCAGTCGTCGCCGGCCATCGCCCACCGAACTCCTGACGACGACGCCGCGTCGCCCCGGTCAGCACGCTGATCGGGGCGGCGCTGCTGAGACCCGGTGCTTCAGGGCGTGGTCCCGACGGCGGACAGCAGGCTCAGCTTGTCGTACGTCGGGGTGCCCGGGGTGGCGGTGAAGACGACCAGCGAGTGCGACTGGAAGCGGTCGAGCAGGTCCTCGCAGCGCAACTCGAGCAGGCCCAGCTCGGGGTGCAGCAGACGCTTGCCGTCGTGGTAGCGGACCCCGATCTCGCCCTCGTCCCAGTAGGCGCGGAACTCCGCGCTCTCCCCGAGCAGCCGCTTGCCGAGCTGGGCGGCATAGGAGGCGGGGCCGCGGCGGGCCATCACCTCGCGCAGGCCTGCGGTGAAGACCCGCGAGGTGTACACGTGGTCCTCGACCGGGTAGCGCTCGCGGGCAGCGGGATCGGTGAACCAGCGGTAGCCCATGCTGCGCGCCGGCCCGGTGTATCTCGTGGTGTCGCCGTTGAGGGCGACGGCGAGGGCGTTCTGCCGCAGCGTCTCGCCGAGCTCGGTGACGATCTCGGCCGGGCTGTCCTCCAGGCGGTCGAAGATGCGCAGCATGCCGGGGCTGATGTGGTTGCTGGAAGCGCCCCGGGCAGGTGGCCGGTGCCCGGCGAGGTGGAACAAGTGGTCCCGTTCGTCGAGCGACAGGTGCAACCCCTGCGCCATCGAGGCGATCATCTGCTCGGACGGGTGCGGGCCGCGCTCGCGCTCCAGCCGGCTGTAGTAGTCGGCGGAGATGTGGCACAGCGCGGCGACTTCCTCACGGCGCAGCCCGGATGTGCGGCGGCGTTGCCCGCGGGGGAGGCCGACGTCCTCCGGCTGCAGGGCCTCACGGCGGCGGCGCAGGAAGAGGGCGAGGCCGGCTCGATCGATCACACTGCTGGTTCTATCAGCAGCCCGGCCGGCGTAGCCACGGATCGGCAGGCCGTGGATACGGCCCGGCGACTCGTGCAGGGTGAGGGCATGACAAACCTTTCCGGGAAACTCGCCGTCGTCACCGGTGCCAGCGATGGCGTGGGTCTGGGCATCGCTCGGCGGCTCGCTGCTGCGGGCGCCGAGGTGCTCATGCCCGTACGCAATCGGCGCAAGGGCGAGGCAGCGATCGCATCGATCCGGCAGCAGCACCCCGGTGCCGTCCTGTCGCTGCGGGACCTCGACCTGTCGTCGCTGTCCTCGGTCGCCGCGCTCGGCACCGCGCTGAACAGCGAGGGCCGGCCGATCCACCTGCTGATCAACAACGCCGGGGTGATGACCCCGCCCGAGCGGCAGACCACCGCCGACGGCTTCGAGCTGCAGTTCGGCAGCAATCACCTCGGGCACTTCGCGCTGGTCGCACACCTGCTGCCGCTGCTGCGCGCCGGGCAGGCCCGGGTCACCTCGCAGATCAGCGTCGCCGCCAATTCCAACTCCATCAACTGGGACGACTTGAACTGGGAGAAGTCGTACAGCGGCATGCGTGCGTACAGTCAGTCCAAGATTGCTCTCGGGCTCTTCGGCCTTGAGCTCGACAGGCGCAGCAAGGCCGCCGGTTGGGGCATCACCAGCAACCTCGCCCACCCCGGTGTGGCGCCGACCAGCTTGCTCGCCGCGCGGCCCGAGGTGGGCCGGGCCAAGGACACCCCCCAGGTACGGCTCATCCGCCTGCTGAGCCGGCACGGCATCCTGCTCGGTACGCCGGACAGCGCGGGCGGTCCGGCACTGCTGGCAGCCACCTCGCCCGACGCGCAGGGCGAGCGCATGTACGGTCCGAGCGGCCCGGGGCATCTGGGCGGCGCCCCTGCCGAGCAGAAGCTCTACTCCCGCTTGCGCAGCCATGACGACGCAGCCCGCATCTGGACAGCGTCCGAGCAGCTGACCCGCACCTCGTTCCCCGCGGGGACCGCCATCACCCGGTGATCCACCCACCGATCGCCTGCAGCTTAATTTCGGGTGGCATCTGCCGACTGGTCCGGTATGCGAAAGGTGCGGATCAGCGTGCGGATGGTCGTGGCCATGGCGTTGCTGCTGGGGATGCTGTGCGGGCTGGCGGTGGTGGCGCTCTCCGCGATCTCGGCGCAGCGCGCGGCCACCGGCGAGGTGACCGCCTACCGCACGACGACCCGCCTGGCCATGCAGATCAAGTTCCGGGCAGCGGATCTCAACGGCTGGCAGACCGCGTACGCGTTCGACGCGCTGCGCGGGGTGTCGGACGCGGCGGCGGACACCGGCAACAGCCGGCGTGCCTTCCTGGCGTCGGCGGATGCGTTCCGCACCGAGCTGGCGGCCCTGGACACCCAGGGCCGGCTCGACGCCACCGAACACCAGCGGCTGGGCGCCACACTGGCGGTGTTCAACCAGTTCATGGCCTTGGACAAGCAGGTGGCCGCCGGCTACAGCGCCCGGACGCCGTCCGCCATGCGGGCCGCCAACCAGTTGGTCATCGGCGACGAGATCAAGCTGTTCAACCAGATCGCGCAGGACGTCGACACGCTGATCGCCTCGATCGACACGCAGGCGGCCGAGGCTGTCAGCGACGCGGCGTCGGCGTCGCGCCGCTCGACCGGCCTGATCATCGGGGTCGGCCTGCTCGCCGTGCTCATCGGGGCGGCGCTGGCCACGCTGCTGATCCGCTCCATCATCCGGCCGCTCGGCGCGTTGAACCACCGGCTCGCCGAGATCGCCGACGGCGACGGTGACCTGACCGCCCGGATCGCGGACCGGGCCGCCGACGAGCTCGGCGAGACGGCCCGCGGCTTCAACCGGTTCGCCGACCGGATGCAGCGCCTGGTCACCGAGGTGGCGGCCAAGGCGGAGGACGTGTCGGCGGCCGCGCTGGCCCTGCGCACCGTCAGCGGCGAGCTGACCTCGGGCGCCGAGCACACCAGCACCCAGGCCGGCGTGGTCAGCGCCGGCGCGGAGGAGGTCTCGGCCATCGTGTCGACGATGGCGGCCGCGGCGGAGGAGATGAACGCCTCGATCGGCGAGATCGCCCGCAGCGCGTCCCGGGCCTCCGAGGTGGTCCAGACCAGCGTGCAGGCGTCCGAGGCGGCCAACGCCACCATCACCGAGCTGGGCGAGCGGTCCGACGAGATCCAGTCGGTCGTGCACCTGATCACCGCGATCGCCGCTCAGACCAACCTGCTGGCGCTCAATGCCACCATCGAGGCCGCCCGCGCCGGTGCGGCGGGCAAGGGCTTCGCCGTCGTGGCCGGCGAGGTCAAGGATCTGGCCGAGCAGACCGCCACCGCCACCGAGTCGATCGCCCAGCAGGTCGCCGCGATCCGCTCCGGCAGCCTGGACGCGATGACGGCGATCAGCCGGATCGGCACGGTGGTGCACGAGATCAACAGCGCCCAGCTGACCATCGCGTCGGCGATCGAGGAGCAGACCGCCACCACCAGCGAGCTGAGCCGTAACGTCGGCGAGACGGCAACCGGCGCGACGGAGATCGCCGCGAGCATCAGCGACGTGGCCCGCACCGCCCAGCAGACCACGGTCGCCGCCACCGAGACCGGCGCCACCGCGGAGAAGCTGACCCGGGCCTCGACCGAGCTCCGGGATCTGGTGTCCAGCTTCCGCTACTGACGTGGGGCGAGGACACCCACAGCTTTCTAGCCGCAGCTCGGAAACAGCGACGTTCGTCTGCCTGGACAGATCGGCACACCGCAGCCGGTGGCTGGCCCCGGGCTGAGGTGTGGCCCCGCCGGGGCTCAGCGCGCGGTGCGGCTACGGACCAGGCCTTCGATGCCGCGGAGGAAGGTCTCGGCCACCAGCGCCGGGTCGAAGAGGCAACCGGCTGCCATGGCGCCGTCGCGGAGCATGACGTAGTGGCGGGCGGCGGGCGCTGCCGACTCCGGGTTGACCTGGGCCATCAGGACGGTCAGGGTGTCCAGGAACCACTGCCGGTGGGCGATGATCTCCTGGTGCACGGGCTGGTCGGCGCCCGGGTACTCGGCTGCGGCGTTCAGGAAGGCGCAGCCGCGGAAACCGGGCGACCGGATGCTCTGGGCGATGGCTTCGGCGACGCCCGTCAGGGCGTCCGCCGGTGACGGGTTCGCGGCGATGGCGGCGTCGACCCTGGCGCGATCCATCGCGTGAACCTCGCGCAGATACGCGAGCACGAGATCTTCCTTGCTGGGGAAGTGCCGGTAGAAGGTGGCGCGAGTGATCTGCGCCTCCGCGATGATGCGGTCGACGCCGACGGAGTGGATGCCCTCGGCGTAGAAGATCCGGGTCGCGGTGTTCAGCAGCCGCAGTCGTGCCTCGGAGGGGCGGGTCTTGGAGTCGGCCTGCGTCATGGGGACATCCTATCGATAGAACGTTCGGTCTTCATGCCCCGTGGCGGAAACCGCACCTCTCGTGCGCCCGTCGAAGAATAGAACGTTCAGTATTGCCGACCAGGAGACGAACTTTTCGAGGCCAAAACCGCTCCCCGGAAAAGATAGAACGTTCGGTATTGACAGCGACGGGCCACCCTGACAGGTTTGGCGGGGTAGAACGTTCGGTCTTGCGATACGGACAAGGGGGAGCGCCATGGGGAACAGCACCTACGACGTCGTCGTGATCGGTGCCGGCCCGGTCGGGGAGAACGTCGCCGACCGGGCCGTGCAGGGTGGCCTGACCGCCGCGATCGTCGAGCGGGAGTTGGTCGGCGGTGAGTGCTCGTACTGGGCGTGCATGCCGACCAAGGCACTGCTGCGCAGCGCGTCCGCGTTGCGGGCGGTACGGCAGCTGCCGGGGGCGCGGGAGGCGGTGACCGGCAGGCTCGATGCTGCCGCGGTGCTGGCCCGGCGGGACTCGTTCGCCGCCGGCTGGAGTGACGACGGGCAGGTCAAGTGGCTGGATTCGGCCGGGATCGCCTTGCACCGCGGCCAGGGCCGGATCGCCGGTGACCGGGTGGTCGAGGTGGTCGGCGCGGGCGGCGGGACGGCCACGCTGACGGCCCGGCACGCCGTGGTCGTCGCGACCGGGAGCAGTGCGCTGCTGCCGGACCTGCCGGGCCTGCGCGAGTCGCGCCCGTGGACCAGCCGGGAGGCCG includes:
- a CDS encoding SDR family oxidoreductase yields the protein MTNLSGKLAVVTGASDGVGLGIARRLAAAGAEVLMPVRNRRKGEAAIASIRQQHPGAVLSLRDLDLSSLSSVAALGTALNSEGRPIHLLINNAGVMTPPERQTTADGFELQFGSNHLGHFALVAHLLPLLRAGQARVTSQISVAANSNSINWDDLNWEKSYSGMRAYSQSKIALGLFGLELDRRSKAAGWGITSNLAHPGVAPTSLLAARPEVGRAKDTPQVRLIRLLSRHGILLGTPDSAGGPALLAATSPDAQGERMYGPSGPGHLGGAPAEQKLYSRLRSHDDAARIWTASEQLTRTSFPAGTAITR
- a CDS encoding TetR/AcrR family transcriptional regulator, with protein sequence MTQADSKTRPSEARLRLLNTATRIFYAEGIHSVGVDRIIAEAQITRATFYRHFPSKEDLVLAYLREVHAMDRARVDAAIAANPSPADALTGVAEAIAQSIRSPGFRGCAFLNAAAEYPGADQPVHQEIIAHRQWFLDTLTVLMAQVNPESAAPAARHYVMLRDGAMAAGCLFDPALVAETFLRGIEGLVRSRTAR
- a CDS encoding methyl-accepting chemotaxis protein, whose amino-acid sequence is MVVAMALLLGMLCGLAVVALSAISAQRAATGEVTAYRTTTRLAMQIKFRAADLNGWQTAYAFDALRGVSDAAADTGNSRRAFLASADAFRTELAALDTQGRLDATEHQRLGATLAVFNQFMALDKQVAAGYSARTPSAMRAANQLVIGDEIKLFNQIAQDVDTLIASIDTQAAEAVSDAASASRRSTGLIIGVGLLAVLIGAALATLLIRSIIRPLGALNHRLAEIADGDGDLTARIADRAADELGETARGFNRFADRMQRLVTEVAAKAEDVSAAALALRTVSGELTSGAEHTSTQAGVVSAGAEEVSAIVSTMAAAAEEMNASIGEIARSASRASEVVQTSVQASEAANATITELGERSDEIQSVVHLITAIAAQTNLLALNATIEAARAGAAGKGFAVVAGEVKDLAEQTATATESIAQQVAAIRSGSLDAMTAISRIGTVVHEINSAQLTIASAIEEQTATTSELSRNVGETATGATEIAASISDVARTAQQTTVAATETGATAEKLTRASTELRDLVSSFRY
- a CDS encoding lyase family protein, producing MGDIEVPATHYWGAQTQRSLVHFSIGDDRMPKAVYHAYGYVKKAAALVNHAAGRLDDARKDAIVQAADEAISGRLDAQFPLYVWQTGSGTQSNMNINEVLANRASQLLGGELGSKAPVHPNDHVNLGQSSNDTFPTAMHVAALLKIRGDTLQQVRGLADAVMAKAEQWVDVVKTGRTHLQDATPVTVGQEWSGWAVQIRQAANRLELSLAGLAELAAGGTAVGTGLNAPAGFAEEIAAKLSELTGEPLRTAPSKFAAQGSLDAMVAVSAGLRGLAVALLKVANDMRWLASGPRAGLHELKLPENEPGSSIMPGKVNPTQQEAMIMVCLQVIGEDSIVAAAGSQGNFELNAMRPIIINNVLHSASIIGDACDRLRQYSVEGTELDRDQIDRFVGSSLMLVTALSPVIGYDAASAIAHKADDDGTTLRDAAIASGVDADDFDRIVNPAAMVGDPHRDLAVVAGHRPPNS
- a CDS encoding helix-turn-helix transcriptional regulator; the protein is MIDRAGLALFLRRRREALQPEDVGLPRGQRRRTSGLRREEVAALCHISADYYSRLERERGPHPSEQMIASMAQGLHLSLDERDHLFHLAGHRPPARGASSNHISPGMLRIFDRLEDSPAEIVTELGETLRQNALAVALNGDTTRYTGPARSMGYRWFTDPAARERYPVEDHVYTSRVFTAGLREVMARRGPASYAAQLGKRLLGESAEFRAYWDEGEIGVRYHDGKRLLHPELGLLELRCEDLLDRFQSHSLVVFTATPGTPTYDKLSLLSAVGTTP